In Aminobacterium sp. MB27-C1, a single genomic region encodes these proteins:
- a CDS encoding OadG family protein — MTDLHTYFETGIGGAITLALIAFSTVFLVLGGLTAIIYAIKYFGGVKASPTAPKGNGGTPPAPAAKPASAPVAAPVSVPSASGDQKRLIAVITAALVEATGRPCRITSIEATGTTSSKRRGPRVSLWRSSAIMEGLESLNNQTWSGR; from the coding sequence GTGACAGATCTTCATACCTATTTTGAGACGGGAATAGGCGGGGCGATCACCTTGGCGCTCATAGCCTTTTCCACGGTTTTTCTGGTTTTGGGAGGGCTGACGGCCATCATCTATGCCATCAAGTATTTTGGTGGTGTGAAGGCGAGCCCGACGGCACCGAAGGGGAATGGCGGCACGCCTCCGGCACCTGCAGCGAAGCCTGCATCAGCGCCTGTGGCAGCGCCAGTATCGGTACCGTCGGCATCAGGAGACCAGAAACGTCTTATAGCCGTTATCACAGCGGCGTTAGTGGAAGCAACGGGCCGGCCCTGCCGCATCACGAGCATCGAAGCGACAGGTACCACATCATCGAAGAGACGTGGTCCACGGGTGAGCCTGTGGAGATCGAGCGCCATCATGGAAGGGCTCGAAAGCTTAAACAACCAGACCTGGTCAGGTCGGTAA
- a CDS encoding biotin/lipoyl-containing protein, with the protein MSKLYKVTVDGTSYNVEVEELGSGAPVTAPVAPAAAPVQAAVPAPAPAPTPAPAPAAAPAPAPVAEAPVAGGEVVSAPMPGKILRVSVSVGATVNAGDVLLILEAMKMENEISAPSAGTVKEIRAREGDSVNSGDALVVLG; encoded by the coding sequence ATGAGCAAACTCTATAAAGTGACAGTGGACGGAACAAGCTACAACGTAGAAGTGGAAGAACTCGGCAGTGGAGCGCCCGTAACCGCTCCTGTGGCACCGGCGGCAGCGCCAGTTCAGGCGGCAGTACCAGCACCAGCGCCGGCACCAACACCGGCCCCCGCACCGGCAGCAGCTCCTGCTCCGGCACCAGTTGCAGAAGCGCCCGTAGCTGGGGGGGAAGTAGTGTCAGCCCCCATGCCTGGCAAGATCCTTCGTGTAAGTGTCAGCGTCGGCGCGACAGTCAATGCTGGAGACGTGCTTCTTATTCTCGAAGCCATGAAGATGGAGAATGAGATATCCGCCCCGTCTGCCGGTACGGTGAAAGAGATCCGGGCACGGGAAGGGGACAGCGTCAATTCCGGAGACGCCCTGGTAGTCCTCGGCTAA
- a CDS encoding sodium ion-translocating decarboxylase subunit beta encodes MEVYLNSLGTILRSSGFSGLTWGNVIMLGVAFVMLYLAIVKGFEPLLLVPIGFGCLLVNLPLSGIMDDGGFLRYIFFGTEHEIYPVIIFMGIGALTDFAPLLANPITFLLGAAAQLGVFIALFGALLMGFNVKEAASIAIIGGADGPTSIYLTVKLAPQILGAVAVAAYSYMSLVPLIQPPVIKLFTSKADRAIRMDQLRPVSKLERVLFPIVCTVSAGLLLPSSVPLIGILMFGNLLRECGVTERLSQAAQNEILNATTIFLGLSVGATMSAEYFLTWGTIKIIVLGLVAFICSTAGGVLLGQVMKVVSGGKINPMIGAAGVSAVPMAARVVQRMCQKENPGNFLLMHAMGPNVAGVIGTAVAASVMLTLLS; translated from the coding sequence ATGGAAGTCTATCTAAACTCACTGGGAACGATCCTTCGATCCTCGGGATTCTCGGGACTCACGTGGGGCAACGTCATCATGTTGGGGGTGGCCTTTGTTATGCTCTATCTGGCCATCGTGAAGGGGTTTGAACCCCTCTTGCTGGTCCCCATCGGATTCGGCTGCCTGCTGGTGAACCTTCCCCTCTCGGGAATCATGGACGACGGAGGCTTTTTGCGGTATATCTTTTTCGGAACGGAACATGAGATCTATCCGGTCATTATCTTTATGGGGATAGGGGCCTTGACGGACTTTGCGCCCCTTCTGGCCAATCCCATCACCTTCCTGCTCGGAGCAGCCGCACAGCTGGGCGTATTCATCGCCCTCTTCGGAGCGCTGCTCATGGGCTTCAACGTGAAGGAGGCGGCATCCATCGCCATCATTGGCGGAGCGGACGGCCCGACGAGCATCTACCTGACGGTGAAGCTGGCTCCCCAGATTCTGGGAGCGGTGGCCGTTGCGGCGTACAGCTACATGTCGCTGGTGCCGCTCATCCAGCCGCCGGTAATCAAGCTCTTCACCAGCAAGGCTGACCGGGCTATCCGTATGGATCAGCTTCGACCAGTCTCCAAGCTGGAGCGGGTGCTCTTTCCCATCGTGTGTACTGTCTCTGCGGGATTGCTTCTCCCGTCATCGGTGCCTCTGATCGGTATCCTCATGTTCGGAAACCTGTTGCGTGAATGCGGCGTGACAGAACGACTGAGCCAGGCGGCACAGAACGAGATTCTCAACGCCACCACCATCTTCCTGGGCTTGTCAGTAGGTGCAACCATGAGCGCAGAATACTTCCTCACCTGGGGAACGATCAAGATCATTGTTCTGGGACTCGTTGCCTTCATCTGCAGCACAGCTGGCGGCGTTTTGCTGGGGCAGGTCATGAAAGTGGTAAGCGGCGGGAAGATCAACCCCATGATCGGAGCGGCTGGAGTCTCTGCCGTTCCCATGGCGGCACGAGTGGTACAGCGAATGTGTCAGAAAGAGAATCCTGGCAACTTCCTGCTTATGCACGCTATGGGACCCAACGTGGCTGGTGTTATCGGCACTGCCGTCGCTGCGTCCGTTATGCTTACCCTCTTGAGCTAA
- the upp gene encoding uracil phosphoribosyltransferase has translation MKIALGSDHAGFCVKSALKKHLEMNGHTVIDYGTDTDSVSCDYPDIAFAVAESVAGNETDRGILVCGSGIGMTIAANKVPGAYAALCDTTELARLSRLHNNSNILSMGGRIISEKQAFDIADTWLETEFEGDRHEKRIEKIRRFENKLVPSRSHEGEGRIVIFDHPLVQHKVSIIRNKNTSVKEFRELVQEIAGLMVYEITRDLPLVKVEVETPIEKTIGYTLEGKKLAIVPVLRAGLGMVDGILQIIPNAKVGHIGLYRDPETLEPVEYYCKLPNDIDDRDIFILDPMLATGGSATAAISLVKAKGARKVSLVCLIAAPEGVEKVHSTHPDVDVYAAALDDHLNDHGYIVPGLGDAGDRLFGTK, from the coding sequence ATGAAAATAGCTCTAGGCTCAGATCATGCTGGTTTTTGTGTTAAATCTGCGCTTAAAAAACATTTAGAAATGAATGGGCATACTGTTATTGATTATGGTACAGATACTGACTCTGTTTCTTGCGATTATCCCGATATCGCATTCGCTGTGGCGGAAAGCGTCGCTGGAAATGAAACTGATAGAGGAATTCTTGTATGTGGAAGCGGAATAGGCATGACAATAGCCGCAAATAAAGTACCTGGCGCTTACGCCGCTTTATGTGACACTACTGAATTAGCTCGTTTAAGTAGGCTCCACAATAATTCGAATATACTTTCAATGGGTGGTCGGATCATCAGTGAAAAACAAGCTTTTGATATTGCTGACACTTGGCTTGAAACTGAATTTGAAGGAGATCGCCACGAAAAACGCATAGAGAAAATTCGTCGTTTTGAAAATAAGTTAGTCCCAAGCCGCTCTCATGAAGGAGAAGGTCGAATTGTAATATTTGACCATCCTCTTGTTCAACACAAAGTAAGTATTATCAGAAACAAAAACACATCAGTCAAAGAATTCAGAGAACTTGTTCAGGAAATAGCCGGACTTATGGTTTATGAGATTACACGTGATTTACCGCTTGTAAAAGTAGAAGTTGAAACACCCATCGAAAAAACAATCGGTTATACCCTCGAAGGTAAAAAACTTGCTATCGTCCCAGTTTTACGAGCTGGACTCGGTATGGTCGATGGAATTCTTCAGATTATTCCTAACGCCAAAGTGGGACATATCGGATTATATAGAGATCCTGAAACTCTTGAGCCAGTTGAATATTATTGCAAACTTCCTAATGACATCGATGATCGTGATATTTTTATCCTCGATCCCATGCTTGCAACAGGTGGATCTGCTACAGCAGCAATCAGCCTTGTTAAAGCCAAGGGAGCACGCAAAGTATCTCTTGTTTGCCTTATCGCTGCTCCGGAGGGAGTTGAAAAAGTTCACAGCACCCATCCGGATGTGGACGTATATGCTGCAGCCTTAGATGATCACCTTAATGATCACGGATATATTGTCCCAGGTTTAGGTGATGCCGGGGATCGACTTTTCGGAACGAAATAG
- a CDS encoding glycosyltransferase family 4 protein, whose product MIRLLFICILMLGWGVGMTPLSMKLSNRYRIIDTPGGRKHHLGIIPRGAGIVLWMGYLLWGLLGAPDSLFLKLSSTGATIVFLCGYWDDIKSLNPTIRLFLHFFAASIVLLPLDIYFPYRILLIIWIAGVTSAYNIIDGLNGLCLFMFVIAALIASQIGIPDMWWPIAATAIGVLHWNFPRARTFLGDGGSTLLGYIFASQLLYTFYQQGSYAHFNAAELIVLLLLWGGVPVLDTLTSILRRLIRRSSPFLPDRGHLHYQLLDRGFSPISTLCIMALLQGALLMLGLFCFTQFAQ is encoded by the coding sequence GTGATTCGACTTCTTTTTATTTGTATTCTGATGTTGGGATGGGGAGTTGGAATGACTCCTCTCTCAATGAAGTTATCTAACAGATACAGAATAATAGATACTCCTGGCGGAAGAAAACACCATTTAGGGATTATTCCTCGCGGTGCTGGTATAGTATTGTGGATGGGATATCTACTATGGGGTCTCCTCGGAGCACCTGATAGTTTGTTCCTTAAGCTTTCTTCCACAGGAGCAACTATTGTTTTCCTTTGTGGATACTGGGATGATATTAAATCTTTAAATCCAACAATCAGACTGTTTTTGCATTTTTTTGCAGCAAGCATCGTATTGTTGCCTTTAGATATATATTTTCCCTATAGAATATTACTTATTATTTGGATCGCCGGTGTAACAAGCGCTTATAATATAATTGATGGTTTGAACGGACTTTGTCTCTTTATGTTTGTTATTGCGGCATTGATAGCTTCTCAAATTGGTATTCCAGATATGTGGTGGCCTATAGCAGCGACAGCAATCGGAGTATTACATTGGAATTTTCCCCGAGCCAGAACCTTTCTTGGGGATGGAGGCAGTACTCTTTTAGGCTATATTTTTGCTTCTCAGCTTCTTTATACTTTTTACCAGCAAGGGAGCTACGCACACTTTAACGCTGCAGAACTTATAGTTTTGCTACTTTTATGGGGAGGGGTTCCTGTTTTGGATACCCTTACATCGATTCTTCGTCGTCTAATTCGTCGAAGTTCACCTTTTTTGCCAGATAGAGGGCATTTACATTATCAACTGCTTGATCGTGGTTTTTCGCCAATTTCGACCCTCTGTATTATGGCTCTTCTTCAAGGAGCCTTGCTTATGCTGGGATTGTTCTGTTTCACTCAGTTTGCCCAGTAA